In the Setaria italica strain Yugu1 chromosome VI, Setaria_italica_v2.0, whole genome shotgun sequence genome, one interval contains:
- the LOC111257656 gene encoding uncharacterized protein LOC111257656, translating into MIEQGLVDDPKFKDLFDFVFIDEKWFYLSQKSEKYYLLPEEDDPHRTCKNKNYIPRLMFLCVCARPRFRNGECVFDGKIGCFPLVTYEQAIRRSHNRIRGEEVIKPITSITRDVIRDFMVNRVFPAIRAKWPREDVNKPIFIQQDNAPSHLKVDDPIFCEAAKQDGFDIRLICQPPNSPDFSILDLGFFRAIQAIQYKKDAKIIKDLVPAVQQAFLEYSPWKANMIFVTLQSVLKEAMKLQGCNKLKIPHMQKQKLEREDRLPLRISCEPSLLAEAISSLPAN; encoded by the exons ATGATTGAGCAAGGTTTGGTTGATGATCCAAAATTTAAGGATTTGTTTGACTTTGTGTTCATTGATGAAAAATGGttctacctctctcaaaaatctgaaaaatattATTTGCTGCCCGAGGAAGATGACCCACATCGCACTTGTAAGAACaagaactacatccctaggCTCATGTTCTTGTGTGTATGTGCTCGGCCAAGGTTTAGGAATGGAGAATGTGTTTTTGATGGAAAAATAGGTTGTTTTCCACTTGTCACTTATGAACAAGCTATTAGAAGAAGTCACAATCGTATTCGTGGAGAAGAAGTAATCAAGCCAATTACATCAATCACAAGGGATGTGATCAGAGATTTCATGGTAAATAGAGTGTTCCCTGCAATTCGAGCCAAGTGGCCAAGAGAAGATGTGAACAAGCCAATTTTCATACAACAAGATAATGCACCTTCTCATTTAAAAgtggatgatcctattttttgtgaGGCTGCTAAGCAAGATGGTTTTGACATTCGGCTAATTTGTCAACCACCCAATTCTCCGGATTTTAGCATTCTAGATTTGGGGTTTTTTAGAGCTATTCAAGCTATTCAATACAAGAAGGATGCAAAAATAATTAAAGATCTTGTTCCAGCCGTGCAACAG GCATTCTTAGAGTACTCTCCATGGAAAGCAAACATGATTTTTGTAACACTACAAAGTGTTTTGAAAGAAGCCATGAAGCTCCAAGGATGCAACAAGTTGAAAATTCCTcacatgcaaaaacaaaaacttgAGAGAGAAGATAGGCTGCCATTGCGAATCTCCTGTGAACCTTCCTTGCTAGCTGAAGCCATTAGTAGCCTCCCTGCAAATTAG
- the LOC101773013 gene encoding serine/threonine-protein kinase UCN, which produces MDIDLDRARALRVLGRGAMGTVFLVADGPSASRPDRYALKAFDKRSAKPDADRRARWEMSVLSRLAHPHLPSLLGFTETDDLLAWAVPYCPGGDLNELRYSLPDRVFSPAAIRFYVAEIVSAIAELHAAGVVYRDLKPENVLLRADGHVVLTDFDLSRLLHHRPTSASSSPPPPPPPAYRAHHNRRTRVAARSDSVVGVGGQAKSRPPQPWSAAPSPRQQFQSLIRFLMGSDGAGMTKKTKSARVSPVSRKPGSFGCSGEAGAWGKSYSFVGTEEYVAPEMVRGEGHGFAVDWWAVGVLVHEMAFGRTPFKGQNRKETFRNVLHKELEFPGDSRRRMPELTDLISRLLDRDPRRRLGYAGGADEVREHPFFAGVAWDMLTEVSRPPYIPPPADEDLVAGEGFDVRDHFRNLHQPPPPKATSEASSDFSSEF; this is translated from the coding sequence ATGGACATCGACCTCGACCGGGCGCGCGCGCTGCGCGTCCTCGGCCGCGGCGCCATGGGCACCGTGTTCCTCGTCGCCGACGGACCCTCGGCCTCGCGCCCCGACCGCTACGCCCTCAAGGCCTTCGACAAGCGCTCCGCCAAGCCCGACGCCGACCGCCGCGCACGGTGGGAGATGAGCGTGCTCTCCCGCCTCGCGCACCCGCACCTCCCGTCCCTCCTCGGCTTCACCGAGACGGACGACCTCCTCGCCTGGGCCGTCCCCTACTGCCCTGGTGGCGACCTCAACGAGCTCCGCTACTCGCTCCCCGACCGCGTCTTCTCCCCCGCCGCCATACGCTTCTACGTCGCCGAGATCGTCTCCGCAATCGCCGAGCTCCACGCCGCTGGCGTCGTGTACCGCGACCTCAAGCCCGAGAACGTGCTCCTCCGCGCCGACGGCCACGTCGTCCTCACCGACTTCGACCtctcccgcctcctccaccaccggcccACGTCCGCGtcctcttcgccgccgccgcccccgccgccggcgtaccGCGCCCACCACAACCGCCGGACGCGCGTCGCCGCGCGAAGCGACTccgtcgtcggcgtcggtgGCCAGGCCAAGTCCAGGCCCCCTCAGCCCTGgtccgcggcgccgtcgccgcgccagcAGTTCCAGAGCTTGATCCGGTTCCTGATGGGGAGCGACGGGGCCGGGATGACCAAGAAGACCAAGTCGGCGCGGGTGTCTCCGGTTAGCCGGAAGCCCGGGAGCTTCGGCTGCTCCGGCGAGGCCGGCGCGTGGGGCAAGTCCTACTCCTTCGTCGGCACGGAGGAGTACGTGGCGCCGGAGATGGTGCGCGGCGAGGGCCACGGGTTCGCCGTCGACTGGTGGGCCGTTGGCGTGCTCGTGCACGAGATGGCGTTCGGCCGGACGCCGTTCAAGGGCCAGAACCGGAAGGAGACGTTCCGGAACGTGCTGCACAAGGAGCTCGAGTTCCCGGGGGACAGCCGGCGGCGGATGCCGGAGCTCACCGACCTCATCTCGCGCCTGCTCGATCGGGACCCGAGGAGGAGGCTCGGgtacgccggcggcgccgacgaggtccGCGAGCACCCGTTCTTCGCCGGCGTGGCGTGGGACATGCTCACGGAGGTGTCCCGGCCGCCCTACATCCCGCCACCGGCCGACGAGGATCTCGTGGCCGGCGAGGGGTTCGACGTGAGGGATCACTTCAGGAACCTCCATCAGCCACCGCCTCCCAAGGCCACGTCGGAGGCCTCGTCGGACTTCTCGTCGGAGTTCTGA
- the LOC101773418 gene encoding uncharacterized protein LOC101773418, with amino-acid sequence MVPCAQQLQLPTAPLHTPCRQAGRWDFPLPRPRRRPRRAIAAAMASGSANPVVLGCGGIAVDYLATVASFPNPDDKIRSLELKVQGGGNTGNALTAAARLGLRPRIISKVANDAQGRNILSELRADGIDTSYILVAENGNSPFTYIIVDEQTKTRTCIHTPGSPPMVPEELTKANLSSALDGADIVYFDVRLPDTALLVAEEASQRKIPILIDAERKREGLDELLNFASYVVCSAKLPQAWTGASSIPIALVSMLSRLPNIKFVIVTLGEKGCLMLERSMTDASEAGEIDVEALFESLQNQVDQDSTMPKCIASKSNLRISADGVGSISGRLLLGTAEVIPPGELIDTTGAGDAFIGAVLYALCTGMPPERMLPFAAQVAGCGCRGLGARSSLPHRTDPRLAGY; translated from the exons ATGGTGCCCTGCgcacagcagctgcagctgcccaCCGCTCCTCTCCACACTCCTTGTCGCCAAGCGGGCAGGTGGGATTTTCCGCTTCCTCGCCcgcgtcgccgcccccgccgtgcCATCgctgccgccatggcctccggcAGCGCCAACCCCGTCGTG CTCGGGTGCGGCGGCATCGCCGTGGACTACCTGGCCACGGTGGCGTCCTTCCCCAACCCCGACGACAAGATCCGCAGCCTCGAACTCAAGGTGCAGGGGGGCGGCAACACGGGCAACGCGCTCACTGCAGCTgcgcgcctcggcctccgccccAGGATCATTTCCAAG GTAGCCAACGATGCTCAAGGAAGAAACATCCTCAGCGAGCTGCGAGCTGATGGCATCGACACATCCTACATCCTA GTCGCAGAGAACGGGAATTCACCATTCACCTACATCATTGTTGATGAACAGAC GAAAACTCGTACTTGTATACACACTCCTGGTTCTCCCCCCATGGTGCCAGAAGAGCTCACAAAGGCAAACTTATCTTCCGCTCTAGATGGAGCAGACATCGTCTACTTTGATGTACGGTTGCCTGACACTGCTTTGCTGGTTGCAGAAGAG GCAAGTCAAAGAAAAATCCCTATTTTGATTGATGCCGAAAGAAAGAGGGAGGGGCTGGACGAGCTCCTTAATTTTGCATCTTATGTTGTATGCTCTGCAAAGCTTCCTCAG GCCTGGACAGGAGCTTCATCAATACCGATTGCTTTAGTGTCCATGCTTTCAAGGTTACCTAACATCAAATTTGTTATTGTAACTCTTGGGGAGAAAGGTTGCTTAATGCTTGAGAGAAGCATGACAG ATGCTTCTGAGGCAGGGGAAATAGATGTGGAGGCTTTATTCGAATCACTACAGAATCAAGTCGACCAGGATTCTACTATGCCAAAATGCATTGCTTCCAAG TCAAACTTGAGAATAAGCGCGGATGGAGTAGGCTCGATAAGTGGTAGGTTACTTCTAGGTACAGCCGAAGTTATACCACCTGGAGAGCTTATAGATACAACTGGCGCAGGAGATGCATTCATTGGAGCAGTTCTATACG CTTTATGCACCGGCATGCCACCGGAGAGGATGCTGCCGTTTGCAGCACAAGTG GCTGGTTGCGGTTGCAGAGGTTTGGGGGCTCGGAGCAGCCTTCCTCATCGCACAGACCCACGTCTGGCCGGCTATTGA
- the LOC101773837 gene encoding 60S ribosomal protein L31, with translation MAGKKGAAARKEDVVTREYTINLHKRLHGCTFKKKAPNAIKEIRKFAQKAMGTTDVRVDVKLNKHIWSSGIRSVPRRVRVRIARRRNDEEDAKEELYSLVTVTEIPAEGLKGLGTKVIDEAD, from the exons ATGGCGGGGAAGAAGGGAGCAGCGGCGAGGAAGGAGGACGTGGTCACCAGGGAGTACACCATCAACCTCCACAAGCGCCTCCACGGCTG CACATTCAAGAAGAAGGCGCCCAATGCCATCAAGGAGATCAGGAAGTTCGCGCAGAAGGCTATGGGCACCACTGATGTCCGGGTTGACGTGAAGCTCAACAAGCACATCTGGAGCAGCGGTATCAGAAGCGTTCCACGGAGGGTTCGTGTGAGGATTGCCCGCAGGAGGAACGACGAGGAGGATGCCAAGGAGGAACTCTACTCCCTCGTCACCGTCACTGAGATCCCTGCTGAGGGTTTGAAAGGGCTGGGAACCAAGGTCATCGACGAAGCGGATTAA
- the LOC101774238 gene encoding uncharacterized protein LOC101774238 — MGARDNMEGREEKKGVGSDYVPARDSFSSQGESRVPRKLSKKETKEYSPRTTKSSASRQAQNKLQHKGLNNVQNKSQKQKKTVSATKAVEVRKPDIARVPSRPPSEFSEETDDVISDAGTIDDKGNEEAKEIDVLDEAPHCDQSTGTDDDIPDIEEKIVHHDKSVVGQGNEESESRIDKLEQELREVAALEVSLYSVVPEHGSSAHKLHTPARRLSRLYIHASKFWSADKRASVAKNIASGLVLVAKSSSNDASRLTFWLSNTVVLREIIAQTFGISCVTPTTATMSMDGGAKKLDGKPMTMLWRNSSNGKQAKLAAMQMPDDWQETSTLLASLEKIESWIFSRIVDTVWWQALTPHMQTPAEGSSTPRAGRVLGPALGDQRQGTFSVNLWKAAFHDAFSRMCPLRSGGHECGCLPVLAKLVMEQCVARLDVAMFNAILRESASEIPTDPISDPIVDPKVLPIPAGDLSFGSGAQLKNSIGNWSRWLTDKFGIDDDDSDIGNDDDERRGAAESKSFQLLNELSDLLMLPKDMLLEKSIRKEVCPSIGLQLVTRILCNFTPDEFCPDPVPSTVLEELNSESLLERCTDKDVISAFPCIAAPVVYCAPSTLDAAEKVADIGGGAKLDRKASLVQRRGYTSDDDLDDLDSPLASLIDRSAPPSPSNGIAHFSAQRGASMENARYTLLREVWSERR, encoded by the exons ATGGGTGCTAGAGATAACATGGAAgggagagaagagaagaaggggGTTGGATCAGATTATGTACCTGCTAGGGACTCCTTTTCATCACAAGGAGAGTCTCGGGTTCCAAGGAAGCTTAGTAAAAAGGAGACTAAAGAATATAGCCCCCGCACGACCAAAAGCAGTGCTAGCCGTCAAGCTCAAAACAAGCTGCAACATAAAGGATTAAACAATGTTCAGAACAAATCTCAGAAGCAAAAGAAAACAGTTAGCGCTACTAAAGCTGTTGAAGTTAGAAAACCAGACATTGCCAGAGTTCCTTCTCGCCCTCCATCAGAATTTTCTGAGGAAACAGATGATGTAATCAGTGACGCTGGAACCATCGATGATAAAGGCAATGAGGAGGCCAAGGAGATCGATGTGTTAGATGAAGCTCCACACTGTGATCAGAGTACTGGCACTGATGATGATATTCCTGATATTGAAGAGAAGATAGTTCATCATGACAAATCAGTTGTAGGTCAAGGGAATGAGGAATCGGAGTCAAGAATTGACAAGTTGGAACAGGAACTTCGTGAAGTTGCAGCTCTCGAAGTTTCTCTTTACTCTGTAGTGCCTGAGCATGGAAGTTCAGCACATAAGTTGCATACCCCAGCTCGGCGTCTCTCTAGGCTATATATTCATGCATCCAAGTTTTGGTCAGCAGACAAGAGAGCTTCAGTAGCAAAAAACATTGCTTCTGGCCTTGTGCTTGTTGCAAAGTCCAGTAGTAATGATGCTTCAAG GTTGACATTCTGGCTGTCCAACACAGTCGTCCTCAGGGAGATAATTGCACAAACTTTTGGCATCTCATGTGTGACTCCAACAACGGCGACCATGAGCATGGATGGTGGTGCCAAAAAGCTTGATGGGAAACCTATGACAATGCTATGGAGAAACAGCTCCAATGGCAAGCAAGCCAAACTTGCTGCAATGCAGATGCCAGATGATTGGCAGGAAACAAGTACACTTTTGGCTTCACTAGAGAAGATTGAATCTTGGATATTTTCTCGGATTGTTGACACAGTGTGGTGGCAG GCACTTACTCCTCACATGCAAACCCCTGCGGAAGGTTCATCTACTCCAAGGGCTGGTAGAGTGTTAGGTCCTGCTTTGGGTGATCAGCGGCAGGGCACCTTTTCTGTTAACCTGTGGAAGGCTGCATTTCATGATGCATTCAGCAGAATGTGCCCCCTTCGTTCTGGTGGACATGAGTGCGGCTGTTTACCAGTATTAGCAAAATTG GTGATGGAGCAATGTGTAGCCCGTTTGGATGTTGCAATGTTTAATGCCATCCTTCGTGAATCAGCAAGTGAGATACCAACGGATCCTATATCTGACCCAATCGTTGACCCAAAAGTCCTGCCAATTCCAGCTGGTGATCTAAGCTTTGGTTCAGGCGCGCAGCTGAAGAACTCT ATTGGAAACTGGTCAAGATGGCTGACAGATAAATTTGGCATTGACGATGATGATTCGGACATAGGAAACGATGATGATGAAAGAAGAGGTGCAGCTGAATCAAAATCTTTTCAACTGCTTAATGAATTGAGTGATCTCCTGATGCTCCCAAAGGACATGCTTCTTGAAAAATCTATCAGGAAAGAG GTCTGCCCTTCAATTGGTCTTCAATTAGTGACAAGAATCCTGTGCAACTTTACGCCTGATGAGTTCTGTCCTGATCCTGTTCCAAGCACAGTCTTAGAGGAGCTGAATTCAGAG AGCTTGCTGGAGCGCTGCACTGACAAAGATGTGATCAGCGCTTTTCCATGCATCGCCGCTCCTGTTGTGTACTGCGCGCCTTCAACATTGGATGCGGCAGAGAAAGTGGCAGACATAGGAGGTGGTGCAAAGCTCGACAGGAAAGCCTCATTGGTGCAGAGGAGAGGATAcacgagcgacgacgacctggatGACCTGGATTCTCCCCTTGCATCCCTAATTGACAGGAGCGCTCCACCTTCACCATCAAACGGTATTGCACATTTCAGTGCCCAGAGAGGAGCTTCCATGGAGAACGCAAGATACACGCTCCTAAGAGAAGTATGGTCCGAGCGGCGGTGA